A genomic region of Microcoleus sp. FACHB-831 contains the following coding sequences:
- a CDS encoding adenylate/guanylate cyclase domain-containing protein → MTLMLLERLVLSRLGSLSVGVKSIGTLRDLSMRVAGDGKYDELSGLADTINGMLEALENREREQIEERARHRAIVEQASEGIVLIDAQTNRILEANPAFERLLGYSSAEIVELTLYDLVPHDKESFQRNIERILAQKNHSFGERRYRRQDGTLVDVEVTGNVISYGGRKVLCCLVRDITSRKAAEEALRQAEEKYRTIFEHATEGIFQSTPEGRFISANPALARLYGYDSPEELIASITNIGQQLYVDSNRRDEFIAAIEKDDAVTRFESQMYRKNGGAIWTSENARAVRDENGNLLYYEGTVEDITRRKVAQEALRYQQEQSELLLLNILPEPIAHRLKMQESIIADSFSDVTVLFADIVGFTQLSASIPPTELVKLLNKIFSAFDQLAERHGLEKIKTIGDAYMVVGGLPMPRSDHAEAIAQMALDMLKEISRFETGNGTPFNIRIGISTGPVVAGVIGIKKFIYDLWGDTVNTASRMESQGIPGTIQVTEATYELLRDKFILHKRGIIPVKGKGDMTTYLLLGKL, encoded by the coding sequence ATGACCTTAATGCTTCTAGAACGACTCGTCTTGTCGCGCCTGGGAAGCCTTAGCGTGGGTGTTAAAAGTATTGGCACTCTTCGCGACCTTTCTATGCGCGTCGCGGGGGATGGAAAATATGATGAATTATCTGGCTTGGCTGACACCATCAACGGAATGCTAGAAGCCTTAGAAAATCGAGAGCGCGAGCAAATCGAGGAGAGAGCGCGTCACCGCGCCATTGTTGAGCAAGCTTCCGAAGGAATTGTGTTGATTGACGCTCAAACAAACCGGATTCTGGAAGCCAATCCCGCCTTTGAACGTCTGCTTGGCTACAGCAGTGCAGAAATTGTAGAACTGACTCTTTACGATCTCGTCCCGCACGACAAGGAAAGCTTTCAACGTAATATCGAGAGGATCTTGGCACAAAAAAACCATTCCTTCGGCGAAAGGCGCTATCGCCGTCAAGATGGAACTCTCGTCGATGTAGAAGTAACTGGCAACGTTATTTCCTATGGTGGCAGAAAGGTGCTGTGTTGCCTCGTTCGCGATATCACGAGTCGTAAAGCTGCTGAAGAAGCGCTGCGACAGGCTGAAGAAAAATATCGCACAATTTTTGAACACGCTACTGAGGGTATTTTCCAGTCCACGCCAGAGGGACGCTTCATCAGCGCCAATCCAGCACTCGCGAGACTTTATGGCTACGATTCCCCAGAGGAACTAATAGCGAGTATTACTAATATCGGGCAACAACTTTATGTTGATTCCAATCGGCGCGACGAGTTCATTGCCGCCATCGAGAAGGACGATGCCGTGACTAGGTTTGAGTCTCAGATGTATCGCAAGAATGGCGGTGCGATTTGGACTTCAGAAAATGCCCGTGCTGTTCGGGATGAGAACGGTAACTTGCTTTACTACGAAGGTACTGTCGAAGACATCACCAGGCGCAAAGTGGCTCAAGAGGCACTGCGCTATCAACAAGAACAATCAGAGTTGCTGCTGCTGAATATCTTGCCCGAACCGATTGCTCACCGTCTGAAAATGCAGGAAAGCATTATTGCCGACAGCTTTTCCGATGTCACGGTGCTTTTTGCCGACATTGTTGGCTTTACGCAACTTTCGGCTTCTATTCCTCCTACAGAACTTGTCAAGTTGCTGAACAAGATTTTCTCAGCATTTGACCAACTGGCGGAGCGGCATGGCTTGGAGAAGATCAAGACAATTGGGGATGCGTATATGGTAGTGGGAGGATTGCCCATGCCGCGCAGCGATCATGCGGAAGCGATCGCTCAAATGGCTCTTGATATGCTAAAAGAAATTTCCCGTTTTGAGACAGGCAATGGGACACCATTCAACATTCGCATTGGCATCAGTACAGGCCCCGTAGTCGCTGGCGTGATTGGCATCAAAAAATTTATCTACGACCTGTGGGGCGATACTGTGAATACCGCCAGCCGCATGGAATCTCAGGGTATTCCCGGTACTATTCAGGTTACAGAGGCGACATACGAACTATTACGAGATAAGTTTATATTGCATAAGCGGGGCATCATTCCGGTGAAAGGTAAAGGAGACATGACTACTT
- the alr gene encoding alanine racemase, with protein MLSWEHKSRKLGEQDRSAGEEATAAMESVKLSSPQSLSSSALRDTTPLARDRAWVEIDLTALSHNVLHLKRFLSPQTELMAVVKADAYGHGAVTVAQTVLQHGASWLGVATIPEGIELRKAGIDAPILILGATNTPDQVLCMAHWKLQPTLCTPKQALVFSETLRASTKDCPYPVHIKLDTGMSRLGANWQQAASFVQLVNQLPHLRIASIYSHFATADSPDPAGMIEQQQRFEDAIASIKSTGFTPPRLHLSNSAATLTNPALHYDMVRVGLATYGLYPADHLKQAIALKPVLSVKARITGVKTIAPGTGVSYGHHFVASQEMRLAVVGIGYADGIPRNLSNKLQVLLRGKLVSQVGAITMDQLMLDVSAIPDCTEGEVVTLLGQDGDIQIRADDWAETLGTISWEILCSFKHRLPRVAVG; from the coding sequence ATGTTGAGTTGGGAACACAAAAGCAGGAAATTAGGTGAGCAGGATCGTAGCGCAGGTGAGGAAGCGACAGCAGCAATGGAGAGTGTAAAGTTAAGTTCTCCTCAGTCCCTCAGTTCCTCAGCGCTACGCGATACTACACCTCTGGCACGCGATCGCGCTTGGGTGGAAATTGATCTAACTGCCTTATCCCACAATGTCCTGCACCTGAAGCGTTTTTTATCGCCGCAGACGGAACTCATGGCCGTTGTGAAGGCTGATGCCTATGGTCATGGTGCCGTTACGGTTGCCCAAACTGTTTTGCAACATGGTGCCAGCTGGCTGGGGGTGGCGACCATTCCGGAGGGTATTGAGCTGCGGAAGGCTGGAATAGATGCACCAATTCTGATTTTAGGGGCGACTAATACTCCCGATCAGGTGCTTTGCATGGCTCACTGGAAACTCCAACCTACTCTCTGCACCCCTAAGCAGGCTTTAGTCTTTTCTGAAACGTTACGGGCATCTACAAAAGATTGCCCCTACCCAGTTCATATTAAATTAGATACTGGGATGTCGCGGCTGGGTGCTAACTGGCAGCAAGCAGCCAGTTTTGTCCAACTGGTAAACCAATTGCCGCATCTGCGAATTGCTAGTATCTATTCTCACTTTGCCACAGCTGACAGCCCCGATCCGGCTGGGATGATAGAGCAGCAGCAGCGATTTGAGGACGCGATCGCCAGCATCAAATCTACTGGCTTTACCCCGCCGCGCCTGCACTTGAGTAATTCTGCTGCCACTCTGACTAACCCCGCCTTACACTACGACATGGTGCGCGTTGGTTTAGCTACCTATGGCCTTTATCCAGCCGACCATCTGAAACAGGCGATCGCTCTCAAGCCAGTTCTCAGCGTCAAGGCACGCATAACTGGGGTAAAAACTATCGCACCTGGTACGGGCGTTAGCTACGGTCATCACTTCGTCGCCAGTCAGGAAATGCGCCTCGCCGTCGTCGGTATTGGCTACGCTGATGGCATCCCTCGCAACCTATCCAATAAACTGCAAGTTTTGCTCAGAGGCAAGCTGGTGTCGCAGGTAGGGGCGATTACGATGGATCAGCTGATGCTTGATGTCAGCGCCATACCAGATTGCACTGAAGGCGAAGTAGTGACGCTGCTGGGGCAAGATGGAGACATACAAATTCGAGCGGATGACTGGGCTGAAACTTTAGGCACTATTTCTTGGGAGATTCTCTGTAGCTTTAAGCACCGCCTACCCCGCGTAGCAGTGGGTTAG
- the rimJ gene encoding ribosomal protein S5-alanine N-acetyltransferase — MELPFISTKRLLLRLATGDDVPDIVEFFRENQVYFAPWHPTPPNNYLTQEFWQGQVEKNLQEFESDQSLRLFIFKNGSHKEIIGNVNFNGFLRGAAHFCYLGYNLAEAAQGKGYMSEALPAAIEYAFKELNIHRVMANYIPHNQRSGNLLKKLGFVVEGYAREYLLIDGKWQDHILTSYTNKSWYKG; from the coding sequence TTGGAACTCCCATTTATCTCAACTAAGCGACTTTTATTAAGGCTGGCAACTGGGGATGATGTGCCTGACATAGTTGAATTTTTTCGAGAAAATCAAGTTTATTTTGCTCCTTGGCATCCTACCCCGCCTAACAATTATCTGACACAAGAGTTTTGGCAAGGGCAAGTAGAGAAGAATCTCCAAGAATTTGAGAGCGACCAGTCATTAAGATTATTTATCTTCAAAAATGGGAGTCATAAAGAAATTATTGGCAATGTGAATTTTAACGGATTTCTGCGCGGCGCGGCTCATTTCTGTTATTTGGGGTACAATCTAGCCGAAGCTGCACAGGGTAAGGGTTATATGTCGGAGGCATTACCCGCGGCTATTGAGTATGCATTTAAAGAATTAAATATACACCGGGTAATGGCAAATTATATACCACACAATCAGCGCAGTGGAAATCTGCTTAAAAAACTTGGATTTGTTGTGGAAGGATATGCCAGGGAGTATTTATTGATTGACGGAAAATGGCAAGACCATATTCTTACCAGCTACACCAATAAAAGTTGGTATAAAGGGTGA